A genomic region of Oryza glaberrima chromosome 1, OglaRS2, whole genome shotgun sequence contains the following coding sequences:
- the LOC127775000 gene encoding receptor protein-tyrosine kinase CEPR2-like, whose translation MLPQQLQIYLCFILLSLKFGISASLPLETDALLDIKSHLEDPQNYLGNWDESHSPCQFYGVTCDQTSGGVIGISLSNASLSGTISSSFSLLSQLRTLELGANSISGTIPAALANCTNLQVLNLSTNSLTGQLPDLSTFINLQVLDLSTNDFSGPFPAWVGKLSGLTELGLGENNFNEGDVPESIGKLKNLTWLFLGQCNLRGELPVSIFDLVSLGTLDFSRNQIIGVFPIAISNLRNLWKIELYQNNLTGEIPPELAHLTLLSEFDVSQNQLSGILPKEIANLKKLKIFHIYRNNFSGVLPEGLGDLEFLESFSTYENQFSGKFPANLGRFSPLNAIDISENYFSGEFPRFLCQNNKLQFLLALDNNFSGEFPSSYSSCKTLQRFRISQNQFTGRIHSGIWGLPNAVIIDVANNKFVGGISSDIGISASLNQLYVHNNVFSGELPMELGKLSLLQKLVAFNNRFSGQIPAQIGSLKQLSFLHLEQNALEGSIPPDIGMCNSLVDLNLADNSLTGTIPDTLASLFTLNSLNLSHNMISGEIPEGLQYLKLSYVDFSHNNLSGPVPPALLMIAGDDAFSENDGLCIAGVSEGWRQNATNLRYCPWNDNHQNFSQRRLFVVLIIVTSLVVLLSGLACLRYENYKLEQFHSKGDIESGDDSDSKWVLESFHPPELDPEEICNLDVDNLIGCGGTGKVYRLELSKGRGVVAVKQLWKRDDAKVMRTEINTLGKIRHRNILKLHAFLTGGESNFLVYEYVVNGNLYDAIRREFKAGQPELDWEKRYRIAVGTAKGIMYLHHDCSPAIIHRDIKSTNILLDEEYEAKLADFGIAKLVEGSPLSCFAGTHGYMAPELAYSLKVTEKSDVYSFGIVLLELLTGRSPSDQQFDGELDIVSWVSSHLANQNPAAVLDPKVSSHASEDMTKVLNIAILCTVQLPSERPTMREVVKMLIDIDSISANGKAKNKNDKK comes from the exons ATGTTGCCTCAGCAACTTCAGATATATTTGTGCTTCATCCTTCTGTCTCTGAAGTTCGGAATATCTGCATCTCTACCTCTTGAAACAGATGCTCTCTTGGACATAAAGAGTCATCTGGAGGATCCACAAAATTACCTAGGCAATTGGGATGAGTCTCATTCACCATGCCAATTTTATGGCGTTACATGTGACCAAACTTCTGGTGGTGTCATTGGAATATCACTCTCCAACGCCTCACTATCAGGAACTATATCGTCGTCGTTTTCTCTTCTTTCCCAACTACGTACGCTGGAGCTTGGTGCAAACTCCATCTCAGGCACTATTCCTGCTGCACTAGCTAACTGCACAAATCTGCAGGTTCTTAACCTGTCAACAAACAGTTTGACAGGGCAATTACCTGATCTTTCAACATTTATCAATCTACAAGTTCTTGACCTGTCAACAAACGATTTTTCTGGACCATTCCCAGCATGGGTTGGCAAATTATCAGGCCTAACTGAACTAGGTCTAGGAGAGAACAACTTCAATGAAGGTGATGTTCCTGAAAGTATTGGAAAGCTGAAGAACCTGACATGGCTATTCTTGGGGCAATGCAACCTTAGAGGAGAATTACCAGTTTCAATATTTGATCTGGTCTCACTTGGGACCCTAGACTTCTCACGCAATCAGATTATTGGTGTGTTTCCAATAGCAATATCCAACCTGCGTAACCTATGGAAGATCGAGCTCTATCAAAACAATCTGACCGGTGAAATTCCTCCTGAACTTGCACATTTGACATTGTTATCTGAATTTGATGTGTCCCAGAATCAGCTAAGTGGTATTCTGCCCAAAGAGATAGCAAACCTGAAGAAGCTGAAGATCTTTCATATTTACCGAAACAACTTCTCTGGTGTGCTTCCTGAAGGATTAGGGGACTTGGAGTTTCTTGAGTCATTTTCAACCTATGAAAATCAATTCTCAGGAAAGTTCCCTGCAAACCTTGGCCGATTCTCACCACTCAATGCAATTGACATATCTGAGAATTATTTTTCTGGTGAATTTCCAAGGTTCCTGTGCCAAAACAACAAATTGCAGTTCTTGTTGGCTTTGGACAACAACTTCTCAGGTGAATTCCCCAGCTCCTACTCTTCTTGCAAGACACTTCAGAGGTTTAGAATAAGTCAAAATCAGTTCACTGGGAGAATTCACAGTGGCATATGGGGATTGCCTAATGCTGTGATCATCGATGTTGCCAACAATAAATTTGTTGGCGGCATATCCTCTGATATAGGCATTTCGGCTTCTCTGAACCAACTGTATGTTCATAATAACGTCTTCTCTGGTGAGCTTCCAATGGAGTTGGGGAAGCTTTCCCTGCTTCAGAAGCTTGTTGCTTTCAACAATAGATTCTCTGGCCAAATCCCTGCACAGATTGGAAGTTTGAAGCAGCTGTCATTCCTGCACCTGGAACAAAATGCTCTGGAAGGATCGATACCACCTGATATTGGTATGTGCAACAGCCTAGTTGATCTGAACCTTGCAGACAATTCTTTGACTGGCACTATTCCAGACACACTAGCATCTCTATTCACTCTGAATTCACTCAACCTATCTCACAACATGATCTCTGGTGAAATCCCTGAAGGATTGCAATATCTGAAGCTTAGTTATGTTGATTTCTCCCACAACAATTTATCTGGACCAGTCCCTCCAGCTCTCCTGATGATAGCTGGAGATGATGCATTCTCTGAAAACGACGGCCTTTGTATTGCTGGAGTTTCAGAAGGTTGGAGGCAAAATGCCACCAATTTAAGATACTGCCCGTGGAACGACAACCATCAGAACTTCTCGCAGAGAAGGCTATTTGTCGTGCTGATAATAGTGACATCTCTGGTGGTTCTCCTATCTGGGTTGGCATGCCTGAGATATGAAAATTACAAGCTTGAGCAGTTCCACAGCAAGGGAGACATCGAGAGCGGCGACGACAGTGACTCAAAGTGGGTTCTTGAGTCCTTCCACCCCCCTGAGCTTGATCCTGAGGAGATTTGCAACTTGGATGTGGACAATCTGATTGGCTGTGGAGGCACTGGCAAAGTTTATAGGCTTGAATTGAGCAAAGGGAGGGGTGTTGTGGCCGTGAAGCAACTATGGAAGCGTGATGACGCAAAGGTCATGAGAACTGAGATCAACACACTTGGGAAAATACGCCACCGGAACATCCTGAAACTCCATGCATTCTTGACCGGTGGGGAATCAAACTTTCTGGTGTATGAGTATGTGGTAAATGGCAATCTCTACGATGCAATCCGCCGTGAGTTCAAGGCTGGGCAGCCGGAGCTGGACTGGGAGAAGCGGTACCGGATTGCGGTTGGAACCGCAAAGGGCATCATGTATCTTCACCACGATTGCTCCCCGGCCATAATCCACCGTGACATAAAATCCACCAATATACTGCTGGATGAGGAGTATGAAGCGAAGCTTGCGGATTTCGGCATCGCCAAATTGGTGGAAGGTTCACCACTCAGCTGCTTCGCTGGTACCCATGGCTACATGGCTCCTG AGCTTGCTTATTCTCTCAAGGTGACAGAGAAGAGTGATGTTTACAGCTTTGGCATTGTGCTGTTAGAGCTGCTTACTGGACGCAGCCCTTCAGACCAACAGTTTGACGGTGAACTGGACATTGTCTCCTGGGTTTCATCCCATTTGGCCAACCAGAATCCTGCAGCTGTTCTTGATCCAAAGGTTAGCAGCCATGCATCAGAGGACATGACAAAGGTCTTGAACATTGCCATCCTTTGCACTGTTCAACTGCCTTCTGAACGGCCAACCATGAGAGAAGTCGTGAAAATGCTCATCGACATCGACTCTATCTCAGCAAACGGGAAGGCAAAGAACAAGAATGATAAGAAGTAA